The Glycine soja cultivar W05 chromosome 8, ASM419377v2, whole genome shotgun sequence genome has a window encoding:
- the LOC114424515 gene encoding protein SODIUM POTASSIUM ROOT DEFECTIVE 3-like, which translates to MRNGFMCHSEASTTVCMRSCDTITGSVVVPRTRSRRHQRSVSLDDTRLIKYAKYSKLVDSSTSSRLFNSAHKKGDSVSVPNIKHQENESRELQKKPTDYVFQVVVMRVAIHCQGCASKVKRHLSKMEGVTSFSVDVESKRVTVKGHISPVGVLESISKVKRAEFWNC; encoded by the exons ATGAGGAATGGTTTCATGTGCCACTCTGAGGCATCAACAACAGTGTGCATGAGAAGCTGCGATACTATTACTGGGTCTGTGGTTGTGCCTAGGACTAGGAGTAGGAGGCATCAAAGAAGTGTTTCTCTTGATGATACAAGGTTGATCAAATATGCCAAGTACTCCAAACTTGTTGACTCTAGCACTAGCAGCAGGTTGTTCAATTCAGCTCACAAGAAAGGTGACTCTGTCTCTGTACCAAACATCAAGCATCAAGAGAATGAATCAAGGGAACTTCAGAAAAAGCCAACAGATTATGTCTTCCAG GTGGTTGTGATGCGGGTTGCTATTCATTGTCAAGGATGCGCGAGTAAAGTGAAAAGGCATCTGTCTAAGATGGAAG GAGTTACATCATTCAGTGTAGATGTAGAGTCCAAGAGGGTGACAGTAAAGGGACACATTTCTCCGGTGGGAGTCCTTGAGAGCATTTCAAAGGTGAAGAGGGCTGAGTTCTGGAATTGTTAA
- the LOC114423854 gene encoding aminotransferase ALD1, chloroplastic-like, with product MYNSSICSFMFSTNILQPRMVIARLSCTLKTHQNVRIGHCTKVPRNVNMEKLQHGYLFPEIERHELMHLEMYPHANVIDLGIGDTTQPLPTIVTSSMVDFVHGLSTATGYKGYGPEQGEKALRKAISVTFYKDLGIKPSEVFVSDGAQCDITRLQLLMGPNLKIAVQDPSFPAYIDSSVIIGQAGKFVDKAGKYKNIEYMTCGPQSDFFPDLPTISRTELIFFNSPNNPTGHAATRKQLEQLVDFAKVNGSIIIFDSAYSAYITDDSPKSIYEIPGAREVAIEVSSFSKFAGFTGVRLGWTVVPEELLYSNGFPVVHDFNRIMCTCFNGASNIAQAGGLACLSPEGLRAMQTLVDYYMENARILVDALTSLGLTVYGGKNAPYVWVHFPGSKSWNVFAEILEKTHIITVPGSGFGPGGEEYIRISAFGQRDSIIEASKRLKYLIYQEQN from the exons ATGTACAACTCATCAATTTGCAGTTTTATGTTTAGTACTAATATTTTGCAGCCTAGGATGGTAATTGCGAG GCTGTCATGCACATTGAAGACTCATCAAAACGTGAGAATCG GACACTGCACAAAGGTGCCCAGGAATGTAAACATGGAGAAACTGCAACATGGTTATTTATTTCCTGAG ATTGAAAGACACGAGCTTATGCACTTAGAGATGTATCCACATGCAAATGTAATAGACCTCGGAATTGGTGATACGACACAACCCTTACCAACAATTGTAACATCTAGCATGGTTGAT TTTGTGCATGGCCTTTCAACAGCAACAGGCTATAAAGGATATGGACCAGAGCAAGGTGAAAAG GCCTTGAGGAAAGCAATTTCTGTTACATTCTACAAAGATCTGGGGATAAAACCTTCTGAGGTTTTTGTTTCAGATGGTGCACAGTGTGATATTACTCGTCTTCAG CTGCTtatgggtcccaatctgaagaTAGCTGTGCAGGATCCATCCTTTCCG GCCTACATAGATTCGAGTGTCATAATTGGTCAGGCTGGCAAGTTTGTAGATAAAGCTGGGAAGTACAAAAACATAGAATACATGACATGTGGACCTCAAAGTGACTTCTTTCCTGATCTTCCTACCATTTCAAGGACTGAACTTATTTTCTTCAATTCTCCAAACAATCCCACTGGTCATGCAGCAACAAGGAAGCAATTAGAACAACTTGTGGATTTTGCCAAAGTGAATGGATCAATCATTATCTTTGACTCTGCATATTCAGCATATATCACTGATGATAGTCCTAAATCAATCTACGAAATTCCTGGAGCCAGAGAG GTTGCAATTGAAGTGTCATCCTTCTCGAAATTTGCTGGCTTCACAGGTGTCCGCCTTGGTTGGACAGTGGTCCCTGAAGAACTCTTGTATTCAAATGGCTTTCCTGTTGTGCATGATTTCAACCGTATAATGTGCACATGTTTTAATGGAGCATCCAACATAGCTCAAGCTGGTGGACTAGCATGCCTTTCCCCAGAGGGTTTAAGG GCCATGCAGACCCTTGTTGACTACTATATGGAGAATGCAAGGATACTGGTTGATGCTTTGACTTCTCTTGGTCTGACAGTGTATGGTGGTAAAAATGCACCCTATGTTTGGGTCCATTTTCCTGGCTCAAAATCTTGGAATGTTTTTGCTGAAATTCTTGAGAAGACTCACATAATTACAGTCCCGGGTAGTGGTTTTGGACCAGGTGGTGAAGAATATATAAGAATTAGTGCTTTTGGCCAGAGAGATTCCATCATTGAAGCCTCAAAAAGACTCAAATACCTTATCTATCAGGAGCAAAACTAA
- the LOC114422200 gene encoding high affinity sulfate transporter 2-like — protein MSQHVSDEVVAKDMGEIRSGPSSRRHGDTLPHIHKVGTPPKQTLFQEIKHSVVDTFFPDKPFEQFKDQTGGRKFLLGLQSLFPLFEWGRDYNLKKFRGDFISGLTIASLCIPQDIAYAKLANLEPQYALYTSFVCPLVYAFMGSSRDIAIGPVAVVSLLLGTMLTDEISDFKSHEYLRLAFTATFFAGVTQMALGVLRLGFLIDFLSHAAIVGFMAGAAITIALQQLKGFLGIKAFTKKTDIVSVLRSVFNEAHHGWNWETIVIGVAFLVFLLITKYIAKKNKKLFWVAAISPMISVIVSTFFVYITRADKKGVAIVRHVKKGVNPSSASEIFFSGKYLGPGIRVGVVAGMVALTEAVAIGRTFAAMKDYSLDGNKEMMAMGTMNIIGSLTSCYVATGSFSRSAVNYMAGCKTAVSNIVMSIVVLLTLLLITPLFKYTPNAVLASIIIAAVLGLVNIEAVILLWKIDKFDFVACMGAFFGVIFISVEIGLLIAVAISFAKILLQVTRPRTAVLGKLPGTTVYRNILQYPKATQINGMLIIRVDSAIYFSNSNYIKERILRWLADEAAQRTNGSSRIEYAIVEMSPVTDIDTSGIHAFEELYKTLQKRKIQLILANPGPIVMEKLHASKLADLIGEDKIFLTVADAVSTFGPKGEAVV, from the exons ATGAGTCAGCATGTTAGTGACGAGGTTGTGGCAAAGGACATGGGGGAAATAAGAAGTGGGCCTTCTTCACGTAGGCATGGAGATACTTTGCCACATATTCACAAGGTGGGAACTCCTCCAAAGCAGACACTTTTCCAAGAGATCAAACATTCTGTGGTAGACACTTTCTTCCCAGACAAACCCTTTGAACAATTTAAGGACCAAACCGGCGGTAGAAAGTTTCTCTTAGGCCTGCAATCTCTCTTCCCCCTTTTTGAATGGGGAAGAGATTACAATCTTAAAAAATTCAGAGGTGATTTCATTTCTGGACTCACCATTGCAAGTCTATGTATCCCTCAG GACATTGCATACGCAAAGCTTGCAAATTTGGAACCCCAATATGCACTAT ACACCAGCTTTGTGTGTCCTCTTGTGTATGCTTTCATGGGAAGCTCAAGAGATATTGCCATCGGGCCCGTAGCTGTGGTGTCCCTCTTGCTTGGGACTATGCTAACCGATGAGATCAGTGACTTCAAAAGTCATGAATACCTGCGTCTTGCATTTACTGCTACCTTCTTCGCAGGAGTCACTCAAATGGCACTTGGTGTTCTCAG GCTTGGTTTCTTGATTGACTTTTTGTCTCATGCTGCCATTGTGGGATTCATGGCTGGAGCTGCGATTACTATTGCACTGCAACAGCTTAAGGGTTTTCTTGGCATAAAAGCGTTCACCAAGAAAACTGATATTGTTTCTGTCCTGCGCTCGGTTTTCAATGAAGCACACCACGGG TGGAATTGGGAAACAATAGTCATTGGAGTAGCATTCTTGGTTTTCCTTCTTATAACCAAGTATATT gctaaaaagaataagaaactCTTTTGGGTGGCTGCAATTTCTCCTATGATCTCTGTTATAGTGTCTACCTTTTTTGTCTACATTACCAGGGCAGACAAGAAAGGCGTGGCAATT GTGAGACATGTTAAGAAGGGTGTGAATCCATCATCTGCTAGTGAGATTTTTTTCAGTGGAAAATATCTAGGCCCTGGTATTCGGGTTGGTGTGGTAGCTGGTATGGTAGCACTCACG GAAGCTGTAGCAATTGGGAGAACATTTGCTGCCATGAAAGACTATTCACTGGATGGTAACAAAGAAATGATGGCAATGGGAACAATGAACATTATTGGTTCACTAACATCTTGTTATGTGGCTACAG GATCTTTTTCTCGCTCAGCAGTGAACTACATGGCTGGTTGTAAAACTGCTGTATCAAACATAGTTATGTCCATTGTTGTGTTATTAACACTGCTACTCATTACTCCACTCTTTAAGTACACTCCAAATGCGGTTCTTGCATCTATTATAATAGCAGCGGTGCTTGGCCTTGTGAACATTGAAGCAGTTATTCTGCTGTGGAAGATTGACAAATTCGATTTTGTTGCTTGCATGGGAGCCTTCTTTGGCGTGATCTTCATAAGTGTTGAGATTGGCCTTCTAATCGCG GTGGCTATATCTTTTGCCAAAATCCTCTTACAAGTGACAAGGCCAAGAACTGCAGTACTAGGAAAACTTCCAGGGACTACTGTTTATAGGAACATCCTGCAATACCCCAAAGCAACCCAAATTAATGGCATGCTGATTATAAGGGTTGACTCTGCAATCtacttctcaaactccaactaTATCAAGGAGAG AATTTTGAGATGGCTGGCCGATGAAGCCGCCCAAAGGACAAATGGATCGTCAAGAATAGAGTATGCCATTGTTGAAATGTCAC CTGTTACTGATATTGACACTAGTGGCATCCATGCTTTTGAAGAGTTATACAAGACCcttcagaaaagaaaaatacag CTTATCTTGGCAAACCCCGGGCCAATTGTAATGGAGAAGCTCCACGCATCAAAGTTAGCAGACTTAATTGGggaagataaaatatttctaacagTGGCTGATGCAGTTTCTACTTTTGGTCCAAAGGGTGAAGCAGTAGtatga